tcatGTGGtgcagtagaactgtcccataggttttccttggctgtaatctttgtagaagcaggtctccaggtcttcCTCCGGTgtagctgctaggtgggttcaaattgcaaacctttcggttagtagctgagtgcttaactgttgcaccaccaaggcccctttTGAGACCATAGAATTAGTAAGAGTCCCGCTGTGCACTGGGCGTTAACACTTCACGTTGCTCTACCTTTTCCAAGTCCTTCTATGAGAGAACAAGATACACTCTTGGAGGAAACTAGGATGAATGGGTACTGTTTATGATTCTGAAATGTGCAAACTTATGTTTCTACCCATGACCATCTCTCACCCCCTTTCTGTGGGGTTAACTAACAGAAGTAGTTCCAAATTGAGCTATGGGATGGAGTAGATATTTAGGGAGAGATTTGAGCCTCTTACTTAGCTGCTAACAATATGACTTAGGGGCTGTGGATACCTTCACCCTCATCCACCATGAGCTGGAAATCTCCACCAACCCGGCTCAGTATGCCATGATCCTGGACATCGTTAACAACTTGCTGCTCCACGTGGAACCCAAACGGAAGGTGGGTTTGGGCCCTTATAGAACGCTAGTTTGCCCCATAGGAATCCCAGAGCTTGTGCTCTATTTGGGCTCCAGTAAGAAAAGCCATACTTCAAACTGAAAAAGGGCCTCGTAGTTGGTACATCCTGTATTAGTCAACAGTGGCAGTTGAAGTTCCTCTTATCTAGGGAAGGTCTGAGTGTCCCTCAGATTGTAGAGCTTGTTTACTTGATTGTTTTTCTTGGTCAGTTCCCTACTCAGTTATCTAACCCTTCTAAAAACAGCAACTACTCCCCACTCCTGCCTCCATACCTACCCTGTGGGCCTGGCTTATTGTGAAATCCACACTCCCAGATCTTTTGTATTGTCCTTCTGCATACTCTTGCTACTAACAGCCTGACAGATAAAGGTTAGCTTTCCAGAAGAGATCCCATTTCTCACTCTCTCCTCTATTATTTCACTTTACTACAAGACTTGTCTATTTAAAAATcttgttcatttcctttctccttcctttagGAGCACAGTGAAAAGAAACAGCGGGTCAGGTTCCAGCTTGAGATCTCTAGCAATCCCGAGGAGCAGCGCAGCAGCATATTACACTTACAGGAGGCCGTGCGGCAGCATGTGGCCCACATACGGCAGCTGGAGAAACAGATGTATTCTATCATGAAGGTAATCGCCCTGGGAAGTCTGAGGACAGGAAGGTCTCCTAGGGAAAGAGGGATTTCCTCTGAGTTTCTCCTGTTTTGTCTCCCTAGTCTTTGCAAGATGACAGCAAAAATGAGAATCTGCTTGACATGAATCAAAAGCTCCAGTTGCAGCTAAACCAGGAGAAGGCCAATCTACAGCTGGAAAGTGAAGAGCTTAATATTCTCATCAGGTGCCTCAGCATTCTTTCCCTGCCCTTTTCTAGTGCCCCAGCGGGAGGcagtttcttttccttgcctgtgTTCTGACAGTATTTAGGTCACGTATGCATTATCAAAGGCTGATCTAGGAGTAGATTTAGGCACCTCTTCCTCAATGAGTCTTGCTGGACTTGGCCAAAGACGTTGAGAACAAGAGAACCCTTCCTTTGGATCCTCGATAGAATACTTCTTGGGAAAGGCTTTGCTGAGAGAAAAATGGGTAGTTGGGAGAgatcacttttatggccttggtACCATGCATATGAACTGAAAATACTATCTTGAAGTTAGTCAGTAAGGAACACAATTGCAGGTAACAATCATAGGGGTTATTAGTGGGAAGAGACCATCAAGAAgctatagtgctgaaagataggATTTGTGCTTCCATGGCCCAAGGTGTCAGGGAGCAGTGAATCCAGTGAAGAAAATTTATGGAATAACTATCCCCAGAATAGCTCCATCTCTGATTTACCTCTTACATCATTCTAGAGCATTCCACTCCACCCTCAACCTATACATTGTTTCCTTTATTGGCTTTGGCCCTTGTATTAGTTTccaagggctgctgtaacaaagcaccacaaacaggatgacttaaaacaacagaaatgtattctgtcacagttctggaggctagaattccgaaatcaaggtgttgggaagttggttccttctggaggctctcagGGAAACTCTATTCCatgcttctggtggttgctggcaatccttggcattccttggcttgtagaagcatcactccagtctctgcctttgtCTTCCTATAATGTTCGCCCTGTATATCTGTGTCTAAATTTCCATCTTTGAATATGACACCAGTCAGACTGgctttagggcccaccctaatccagtatgacttcatcttATCTTGATTATATGTGTAAGGACGctatttccaagtaaggtcatgttcacaggtacaggggggttaaccaaaaccaaaccaaacgcattgccatcgagttgattcaaactcgtAGCAAccttgtgggacagagtagaactgctccatagggtttccaaggaggagctggtggatttgaactgctgaccttttggttagcagctgtagctcacccatacctcttaaccactgcaccaccagggctctgcagggTAGGTTAGGACtctacatatctttttgggggtcacaattcaacccataatagtaCTCCTGTCCACTTACAGATGTTTTAAGGATTTCCAACTGCAGCGGGCCAACAAGATGGAGCTGCGAAAGCAGCAAGAGGATGTAAGTGTGGTCCGTCGCACTGAGTTCTACTTTGCTCAGGCACGGTGGCGCTTGACAGAGGAAGACGGACAGCTGGGAATTGCAGAACTGGAGCTGCAGCGGTTCCTCTACAGCAAGGTATCCAGTGTATACAGTCACACAGAGGTGGCCATGTTGAGAGGTATCGGCCTATCTCAGgagtctaactcacaaaaaggaaTAATCGTAAAGGAGTTAATTATTATATGATTATTCATGATGGTCATGATTGGAAACAGCAGAATTCCCCTTAGACTCATgtatttataatattaaataatGATACAGATATAGATGAGTTTGATTAAATGCTTCCCTCATTAAGAAGATTATCCCTAGAAATGTGGCCCAGAGGATGTAATCTTCCAAGTCCAGCTTTTCTATAGCTAGAGCTTGAATGTTGTTatgtgccaccaagttgattctgactcatagtgaccttacaggacagaatataactgctgcatagggttgcgtaggctgtaatctttataggagtagattgccaggtcttttctcctgcagcatggcttgtggatttgaaccactgaccttttggttagcagctgagcacttaaccattgtgccacgagggctctttAGAGACCTTAAATAAAACCATTCTAATACTGGTATTCAGTTTTCCTGCAATTACCCATTGGCATGTGGGAGGCAGGACATTATTCATTATTTTCCACTTCAAGGGAAATTAGGAAATGAGTGAACATTTTTGAATGTCACCCTGATTGGGAAGTACTACTGGCCTTTAGTGCCCTAGCCAGTAATGCCCCATGAGAAACACTGAATTAGAGGTTGCATTACTGGTATGAGATTGAAAGAGATCTCAAAGGTTGGGATTAggtacatggagaaagcaaacaGTATATGTAGTAATTCTCTAGCAAGCTCCTGAGAAAGGCTTATTTATTATAGTGGAAGGGGGAAATCTGTCTTTATAGGTGAATAAGTCTGACGATACAGCAGAACATCTTCTGGAGCTGGGCTGGTTTACTATGAACAACCTCCTTCCCAATGCTGTCTATAAGGCAAGTCTTATTTCTCCATTCTTAGCTCATTCACATGCTTCCTAGCATAGGACATTTACAATGCTGTGTCCACATAgacccactgtggaaaacaatgtggcgaTCTCAGATGGTGAAAGCGTGCTCAGCTTACAAGACCATTGCCTCTGCTCTCAGTCTACAGAAGATATATGGGTTGACTTAAGGGCAGAGAGGACATGGGGTTGGGTTGTTGTTCACTCTGTATCTTACAGGTAGTACTGCGGCCCCAGAGCCCCTGCCAGTCTGGGCGACAGCTAGCCCTCCGCCTCTTCAGCAAAGTCCGACCCCCTGTTGGGGGTATCTCTGTCAAGGAGCACTTTGAGGTTAGTAACCAGTCCATGAGGGACCCAGGAAAAAAGAGAAGTCAAAAGCTATCTGTATGTCATAATGCTATGTTGGGGGTAGGTAAGCTAAGGGATGGTGTCTGAGCTAAATTACTTCTTTGGCCTCTTTCCCATTTAGGTAAATGTGGTGCCTCTCACCATCCAGCTGACACACCAGTTCTTCCATAGAATGATGGGCTTTTTCTTTCCTGGCCGAAGCATGGAGGATGATGAGGTTGGTGATGAAGAGGACAAGTCCAAACTAGTGACTACTGGTGAGAACCTTTGTGGTGAAGCCCCAGAATGGGGTGGCAGCCCCAGAGATCCCTGCAGCTTCAGAGGGGATGACAGCTGATGTGCTTACTTTTCCATAGGAATACCAGTGGTGAAGCCTCGGCAGCTGATTCCAACAGATGATGGAGTGCCTCTGGGCTCAGGAAAGGGTGTGGCACAGGGCTTGAATCGGAGCTCTGGGGTCAGAAGGTCATTTCGCAAAGTACCTGAGGTACCAGCTATACCCCTGGTGCTAGAACAATGGGAGAGACCTGAGGTGCTATTTGGCCTCATTGGGGATTTCTTGTTCCTTTGAGTCTGTTCGAGTGGTAAAAGAAGAGGGGGATGTTTGGGATcctgtttcttttccttctgaTGGTCAGGGGCTCACATTCCTTTCGTGCCTTTCCTAGCACCCTGTGGATGATATTGACAAGATGAAAGAGCGAGCTGCCATGAACAACTCCTTCATCTACATAAAAATTCCACAGGTTCCACTGTGTGTCAGTTACAAGGTCTGCACCTTTCCAGCACTTTCTAGAATAGGGTGGGAAGGGAACCAGATAAAATCACTGGAGATTATGAACAGGGAGACAGCCAGGCTTCTGTAAAGCTGGGCTATGAGTGGTAAATCTGATATTCCCTCTGCTCCCCTCAGGAGTCAGTACCAGATTGAGTTAAGGAGAAGTCAGTGTTATTAGGTTTCCTTTGCAAGAAGGTACTGGACGACCCCAAGTACTGGCTTCGATTCAAAATGGCAGCTGATatattttccccttctttttttgcctttctcctcttcctcttgcAGGGTGAGAAGAACAGTGTGGACTGGGGTGACCTTAATTTGGTGCTGCCCTGTCTGGAGTACCACAACAACACGTGGACATGGCTAGACTTTGCCATGGCTGTCAAGAGGGACAGCCGCAAAGCCCTGGTTGCCCAGGTATCCCGCCAGAGCTCGTGGCTGTTTGGTTAGCCTAGGCTGGCAAAATAGATCCTCTGCTCAGGAGCCCTTCATTCTAGGCTATAATAACACAAGCCTTGGGAGAGGGGCAGATGAATGAAGTGAGTGACTTCTATCCCTGCGCTCCCTATGACTTCATCCAGATGATTAGATTGAAAGTTTACTGTTTCATGTATGTTAACTACTGTTGGTCTTAGGGAACTAAGGGCTGACACAATCTCAGGTTTAGAATGGGTTCTATTTAGACTGTAAGCTTCTTGAAAGCAGCTGAATTGCCCTATTGTGCCTTACGTATAAGTTTAATAAATCTATCTTGACTTGATTAATTTTGATTTGTTCTGCCTGGCCCACTAATATTTACGTTCCCCTTTACTCCTCTCCAACCTGCCAGGTAATCAAAGAGAAGCTAAGGCTGAAGCCTGCAACAGGGTCGGAGGTCCGGGGAAAACTAGAAACTAAATCGGACCTGAACATGCAACAGcagaaagaggaggagaaagcCCGACTCCTCATTGGTCTAAGTCTGGGTGACAAGAACCTTGGCAAGAAGTCCATCTTTGGCAGGCGGAAGTGATCTGGCAGTCCAAGAATGGCTACAGTACAGGATCTGACTCTGGCTCAAGCCTTAGGGACTTGTGGAGAGGGAGGGGCTTTCCTTCATCTACCATGATCAGTGGGGATCAGGGGCCCACAGGCTACTGTGGAGAGGCAGCAGTCTTCAGTAGCTGATCTGTTCCTTGCAGGGCATGGTGGACAATAATGCTGAGCTTCACCCCATACTGATTAGGAGGCCGGGGGCCAGAGAGGCAACAAGAGAGCAAGACCCAGGGAATGGGCCCAGGGCTAGGATCCTGTTCCCTTGGGGTCAGCTGAAAGGGTGGGGGGACAGTCTTGATCAAGTGtgataaatttttatatatatatatatatatataaatatatatatttctaagtaTAACTGTTCTCCTGTGTGCCAGAAAGCTGAGGGGAGGGGGCTGATCCTCCGTCCCACACTCCACTGCCTTGTATGAGAGTTGTTAGTGTGCTGGGGGGAATCACCCCCTCCCTAGTCTGTGTGCCAAGCTCACTTGGGAGGATGGCAGTGGGAGCCAGGGCTGACTGCGGTCCCCTACTCTTCCCTGTCGGGTATGCCCTGGAGAATGGTAACAAAatgatttaaagagaaaaaaaattttttaaatttgatgcTGGTTTTTTCTTCGATTGTGTTGAGTCTGTGTGTTTAAACTGTTATGCTCTTCCCTTCTCATCAACCCGGCACATCCTGTAGTTGCCACTTTAATGAGGGTGGCCTGTTCCTACCTCTGCCCTGAAGCTGTATCGCAGACACTTTCCAGGCCTGGTTTGACACTGGCCCCGTGCTGATGGGTCTCTGCACATTTTAGCTCTGGCTGTAAGCCTATTCTTAGCCAGAGGGAATATGATTTGGGGAAAATGGTGAGGTTTGGCTGTATTGCCTGCATCTCTAGTCATGAACAACAAGGAAGAGGCAGGGCATATGTACAATGCAGCATCAGGGGGAGGAACTGGTTATGTAACTAGGACAACGGCTTTAGCAGGAGGAGAGTGGAGACAGGCTGGGGATGGGAGCAGTGAGCTGTCGGCAGGGGCGACATGCCAgggtggctgctcacaaggtaGGCAGTGGGGCTCTGGCAGCCTCTTGATGACAGGTGAAGGAAGCATGGATTGAAAGCCTAGGGAGTACCTGGAAAGTTGTAGAGATACCcagttggggtggggggagtgtgcAGGTTGCTATACTGTGAAAGGATCCCACCCCATACTGAGAGATGCAGGCTATATCCCTGATGTCTCACAGGGGAAATGTCTAATGATTGCTTTCCTAGATTTGAATTGTGTCCAGGAAATTCAGGCCTTGGCCCAAAGTAAGCCTAGCAGCAATTTTGCCTGGTGCTCAAAAGTGTACCTCTAGGGTTTGAGACCTAAAGGGGAGGGAGTGCTTGCTAAGATGGGCAGAACCTGCAATTCCTCTGGGCCAGAAGATTTAGTGTGGTTCCCTTGGTTCTCAGCAGGGTGGCAACATCCAGGGCCCCTGGACCCGAGGCTGGAAGAGCCTCTGGTCAGGTGTGGGGACTACCAGGTCAGGTCTGGAAGAGTTGTGGGGACTACGGGGCCATCCGTGCCTGCACCGGGAGCCCCTGGAGCCAGCCCCACTGATAGTAGAGAAGCCTCTGTCTGAGTGGCCTGTGCCTCAGTTCATCAACCTTTTCCTGCCAGAGTTTCCTGTTAGGCCCCTTAGCAGGCAGCAGCAGTTGAAGGTAAGATCAGTGGAATCCCTGGAAGCCTGGGGCCCCGGTCTTCGGGAGAAATCTAGAAACTTGCCTTGTTTCCCATTTCTCGGTGCAGATTTTAGGCATTGTGGCCAAAGGCTCCTTTGGAACTGTCCTCAAGGTGCTAGACTGTGGCCGGAAAGGTGTATTTGCAGTGAAGGTAGGGGCCTATGTGCTCTTCCATATTATTATTTAGTCCTTGCCTCCAATCTTGGTCCAGAGAGGCTGGGTGAATTAAACAATTCAATAGCACCATTCCCCCCAGGAGTCATCACTCCTCTCCTTTTGTAGGTGGTGTCCAAGGTAAAGGTCATACAGAGGGACACCCTGAGGCAGTGCAAAGAGGAGGTTAGCATCCAGGTATGCGCAGGGCCCTGGAAAGGATCCTAGGAAGAGTTAAAGCATCTTATCCAACTTTCTGCTCTCTCTTGTTCTGCCCCCTTCTTTTCCCTCCAACCTAGTTCAACACCAAAGGAGATCCTAGGAAAAGTAGCTATCTGCACAGCTGTCCAGGTTCTGTGTGGAAAATCTCTCTAACATGCCCCAGTGTAACCATTAGTATTACGCTGATTTCAGGATTACCAGGCAGTTAGTCTCAATGAAGTTCTGACCTCAGTGGTGAGGTAGCAGCTCCCTTTGTGCACAACTAGATGATACCTAATGTCCTGGCTGCCTTGATTCTCAATGATCCTATTCCTCCCTAACTTCTTATTTTTTTGTCCCTAGCGACAGATCAGCCATCCTTTTGTACACAGTTTGGGGGACAGCTGGCAGGGCAAACGGCACCTCTTCATTAGTGAGTGACTGGCCTCGTCCCCAAGGGTCCTTCTACTACACCCCCCACCTGGGATTACCCATccctttggcttgttctgcttttGCTCTGTTCATAGCACCCCTCTATCCGGGGGGAGAGGGAATAGCAGGTGGCACCAGTTTGGGCATGAGACCTACAATGTCTTGAGCCCAGGCACAGTAGCCTCCAAACGATGCCTAGACTCCTGGTGCTTTGCAGTGTGCAGCTACTGCAGCAGAGATCTGTACTCCCTCTGGTCCACTGTTGGCTGCTTTGCTGAGGCTTCCATCTCTCTGTTTGCTGCTGAGTTGGTCCTGGTGCTGTGTAAGTCAAACAGGAATGGTATTAGAAATGGAGAGGGAAGAATCAAGTGGGGGGGAGGGCTGAGGGAAAATGACTGCTATTAACTCTAGACATGAAAGAATAGGGATAGGGATGGGGAGGGGGCTACCAGGGAAACTGGAAAGGACAGGAGAGCTTCAGCACAACCCATGCTTGCTGTCACCCACAGGCTATCTTCATGACTTGGGCATCATCCATCGAGATGTGAAGGTAGAGCTGAGTGCTTTTCCCCCTTGTCTGAGGAGGGGCTTCAGTAAGAGGTTCTGACAGGTCCACCCTGAAGGCAGGGTGAAGCTGAGAACAGCTGACCTTGGGGGCCCCATGGGTGCTAAGGGCTTGGGTAAGGGTTCTGCCAAACACAGATTTGAATGGTGTCTAGGGTGTCTTCTTCAGCTAGGGGTACACATGATGTAAGAGGGTTGAAAGGAAGAGGATACATAATAACTTCTCACCTGTGATTTTTCAGATGGAGAATATCCTTCTGGACGAACGAGGTAAG
The window above is part of the Elephas maximus indicus isolate mEleMax1 chromosome 19, mEleMax1 primary haplotype, whole genome shotgun sequence genome. Proteins encoded here:
- the RSKR gene encoding ribosomal protein S6 kinase-related protein; this encodes MGAVSCRQGRHARVAAHKCGSLGSQQGGNIQGPWTRGWKSLWSGVGTTRSGLEELWGLRGHPCLHREPLEPAPLIVEKPLSEWPVPQFINLFLPEFPVRPLSRQQQLKILGIVAKGSFGTVLKVLDCGRKGVFAVKVVSKVKVIQRDTLRQCKEEVSIQRQISHPFVHSLGDSWQGKRHLFIMCSYCSRDLYSLWSTVGCFAEASISLFAAELVLVLCYLHDLGIIHRDVKMENILLDERGHLKLTDFGLSRHLPQGAQAYTICGTLQYMAPEVLSGGPYNHAADWWSLGVLLFSLATGKFPVSAERDHVAMLASVTDCDCEIPASLNQGLSLLLHELLSKNPFHRPRYLHHFQVHPFFRGMAFDPELLQKQPMNFVIEAQATQPSPLESMTFKDFDCDLESFLVHPSPAQVRTRLGT